One segment of Brassica napus cultivar Da-Ae chromosome C3, Da-Ae, whole genome shotgun sequence DNA contains the following:
- the LOC106392646 gene encoding cell number regulator 8-like, protein MAGEDNNREAQRGDDHEESSPLLQVNDTKINSKGDKKTAPIVHPPAVEEYGWTADGLPVTDGSVIGEPIGRNQWNSGLFSCFGRNDEFCSSDLEVCLLGSVAPCVLYGTNAERLGSAPGTFSNHCLTYSGLYFIGNSLFGWNCLAPWFSYSSRSAIRRKFNLEGSFEAMNRSCGCCGSCIEDEMQREHMETTCDFVTHVLCHTCALCQEGRELRRKVLHPGFNAQSTVVVLPPSEQTMGRK, encoded by the exons ATGGCGGGAGAAGACAACAACCGCGAAGCTCAACGAGGCGACGACCATGAGGAATCGAGTCCTCTCTTGCAAGTGAACGACACCAAGATCAACTCGAAAGGGGACAAAAAGACGGCGCCGATTGTGCATCCTCCCGCGGTGGAGGAATACGGCTGGACGGCGGATGGATTGCCGGTGACCGACGGCAGCGTGATCGGCGAGCCGATCGGGAGAAACCAGTGGAACTCCGGTCTGTTCTCCTGTTTCGGACGGAACGATGAATTCTGCAGCAGCGATCTCGAAGTTT GTCTTCTTGGAAGTGTGGCTCCATGTGTGCTTTATGGAACTAATGCAGAGAGGCTTGGGTCTGCCCCAGGAACCTTTTCGAACCACTGCTTGACGTATTCAGGGTTGTACTTTATTGGGAACTCTTTGTTTGGGTGGAACTGCCTTGCTCCATGGTTCTCTTATTCCAGCCGTTCTGCCATTCGCCGCAAGTTTAACCTTGAG GGAAGCTTTGAGGCAATGAACAGGTCGTGTGGCTGCTGCGGAAGCTGCATAGAGGACGAGATGCAAAGGGAGCATATGGAGACGACTTGTGACTTTGTGACACACGTCCTTTGCCATACATGTGCCCTTTGCCAAGAAGGCCGTGAGCTCCGCAGGAAGGTTCTTCACCCTGGTTTCAACGCTCAGTCTACCGTGGTGGTGCTCCCACCAAGTGAACAAACCATGGGCCGTAAGTGA